From a single Nicotiana tomentosiformis chromosome 2, ASM39032v3, whole genome shotgun sequence genomic region:
- the LOC108943622 gene encoding uncharacterized protein has protein sequence MNVINERCEVKNEGTTPSASPRRDGSPPPHCSIIKPCGKGASTFAEEGTSPDMKKLLEAWLTNTLTSVLNKPALGTTSETTRTCTIQQTNEQCNQPLPSTTCITHNVIDIAGENALAAIPKRMEEMKNENKALRDQMKEHQEQVDKILGAPKLLLKRDAGRFVEQSYSDDVAPHAISKTFKMPPYLSIYDGTIDPEDNVTHYVIAVKDNDLAKEQVSSILLKIFGETLTGEALTWYSQLPTHSIETFEEMADKFVIAHAEAKKADERVNDIFTVRKSLGEGLRDFLARFNQVRMTLPNVSEGMAVATFQNRLSRDGLRTTRKLLSQLMKYPPATWDEIHNTYCAEVRANKKNLNELTHRLASVQAESRKDRRDSARRDHPIPLPNRERH, from the coding sequence ATGAATGTCATCAACGAAAGATGTGAAGTTAAAAATGAGGGCACGACACCCAGTGCCTCCCCTAGACGAGATGGGTCACCGCCCCCACACTGCAGCATAATAAAACCCTGTGGTAAAGGAGCCTCCACGTTTGCAGAGGAAGGGACATCCCCAGATATGAAAAAACTCCTCGAGGCGTGGCTAACTAACACGCTAACAAGCGTCCTCAACAAACCCGCTCTAGGAACAACCTCAGAAACCACAAGGACTTGCACAATACAGCAAACAAACGAACAGTGCAACCAACCCCTCCCTTCAACGACATGTATAACTCACAATGTCATTGATATTGCAGGTGAAAACGCCCTCGCCGCCATTCCaaaaaggatggaagaaatgaaaaatgaaaataaGGCACTCCGAGACCAgatgaaagaacaccaagaacAGGTTGATAAGATACTGGGAGCTCCTAAGTTGCTGCTGAAAAGGGACGCCGGCCGGTTTGTCGAGCAATCGTACAGTGATGATGTAGCCCCACATGCCATAtcaaagaccttcaaaatgccaccTTACCTCAGTATATACGATGGAACGATCGATCCTGAAGATAACGTGACTCATTATGTCATCGCCGTGAAAGACAACgacctcgccaaagaacaagtgtCCTCCattttgctaaaaatatttggcgaaaccctcacgggagaagcattaacatggtattcacagcTACCAACTCACTCCATAGAAACCTTCGAAGAAATGGCCGATAAATTTGTAATCGCTCATGCCGAAGCCAAGAAGGCCGATGAgagagtaaacgacatatttACCGTCAGGAAGTCCTTGGGAGAGGGGctaagggacttcctcgcccgattCAACCAAGTAAGGATGACTCTACCAAATGTATCCGAAGGGATGGCGGTCGCAACCTTTCAGAACAGACTGAGTAGAGATGGTTTGAGAACAACTAGAAAATTATTGAGTCAGCTCATGAAGTATCCCCCAGccacttgggatgaaatccaCAATACCTATTGTGCCGAGGTCCGTGCAAATAAGAAAAACCTCAATGAGCTAACTCACCGACTAGCCTCAGTGCAAGCTGAATCTAGAAAAGATCGAAGAGACAGCGCCAGAAGAGATCATCCAATTCCTCTACCTAACAGGGAACGACATTAA